The genome window ctcaacaggtagtggtctagcttttgttgaaaccagtaactttgtattggcacctaatgtattatggctcctgtatgaactatcacttattgctcctaaactctttgtaattcgctttggataaaagcgtctgctaaatgactaaatgtaaatgtaaatactaaTTAAGTAGTCCGTCTCTGCGGGATGGACTTCCGGAGCTGGGCTGGtcagatggtcgtatttctATTGGGTGGTGATGGAATTGTCTGagatggtcagtcagtccgaGGCTCTCGCTGGAGGATATCTCGGGATGttcagctgtatctggtgttaTCTCTAATTACGGATGATGTGTGACGTTCATCTGGACCCGCCGGAATCTCTCCTGACCTCGGGATGAGCATTTGAGGCGGAGGccgaaagagaataattagcgtaactgctgttcattaactgtGCAttagtgaaagcttggctgaaaagatgtgtatttaatctagatttaaatttatTAATGACACAAAAGTCTCGAATCTTTTAATTCGCTTTGACTGTACACTTTATCAGACGATCAGCGTTTGACAGGAGCGGCTGCGGAGATGCGCAGAACAACGGTCAAACATGAcgtcaaagtaccgcgagagtgatTTGAAAAACAGTCCAGAGATATCTGATCTCGCGGTGCTGTGACGACGATCGGTCTGCGCAGGGCTTCGGGAGGTCAAACGCGCATGAAACCAACTTTCAGAGCAGAACCACGTGCGCGTGCTACCGGTTCCGCACAGATCACGGGATGGCTGTCTCTCGTGACCCACGCGTCTTGTGACGTTTTTTCGGGGGTACAGTTAGCTGTGTCACGAGCGCCGCCGTGCGGTGAGACTCTGACGCGCGTCAGTCTTATTTTGTGCGCCGCCATCTTGAGCAGAATCcggatcatcatcatcatctgacTGACATCAAACAGATCACAGGTGAGAAGATTCACGACGGACTTACACACACACCGCGTGCACAATGCCTGACCCGCGGCACGCGACAGAGCGCGCGCCAGGTCCGCGGGAACGTCAGTCATCTCCCGGTAACCGGCCGTTAGCTTAATGCTAGTCATCTGATAGCAGCACAAATCTCAATAGAACACaagatgtgtgtgtctgttgtgatATCACACTCACATCGTTTTATGTGATTATATCACGTGAAGTCATGTTTGTGTAGTCACGACGACGATGATCTATATTATAATATCAGTGTCAGTCCTGCAGTGTGTGACGTCagtctgtcagtgtgtgtttcagtaGTAACAGTTGTGATGTTCTCCTGTTGTAACTCTTGTGTGGCAGTTGAGTTTCTCTGCAGCTGTGTGTTGATTTTATCACGTGCagctgttgtgttgttttttgttgatcTCTGATCATTATTACACGAACATTGTTCTTTAATAAGAGTCATAAACAGAAGCACTTtcattcactgtgtgtgtgtgtgtgtgtgatctcgGATGAGTGAGGTCATGTGATCAGCGGGATGGTCACGTGTTTCCTGTCTCTTCATTTGAGAagaatgtgttattttcatCACTTCACTGTCACTGAACATCATTGAACACATTCAGGTCATGTTTTTTGTGgatttgataataaataaacgtgtgtgtgtgtgtgtttcagagcagCGATGGCAACGGCACCTTACAACTACTCATACATCTTTAAATACATCATCATCGGTGAGTTCACAGTCAGTGATGGTCACtcgtcctctctctcttttcaacATCACCACAGTGTCAaacatccctctctctctctctctctctctctctctctctctctctctctccctctctctccccctctctctctccctctctccccctctctccctctctctctctctctctctctctctctctctctctttctctctctctctctctctctctctccctcccgctctctctcttctctctctctctctctctctctctctctctctctctctctctctctctctctctctctctctccctccctctctctctctctctcttctcctccctctctctctctctctctctctctctctctcacagggGACATGGGTGTAGGAAAATCATGTTTACTTCATCAGTTCACAGAGAAGAAATGTAAGTATTGAACAGTGCATTCACACGTCACACATACAACAAGTTTTTatcaaatcatcaaaaatattgtGCTATATAGGTGTATAAaaatttttcatttatgaaaCAATTGTGGGCGTATGGTCGGTTCCACATAAAAATCAAAATGGACGTGAGCTGTTGCTACGATCAAATTTCACGACAGGTCTCAGCTTGTGTATGACAGTTTTAAGAACCCTTTAACCCTTTTGATAACTGATAAGGAATAATGACAAATAGAAAGATAGATTCAGTTTTGTCATTTAGCCTAATTACATGATTATTTAAatgcttgaaatgacaaggtcAACGGGTGCTTTTGTGTTAAAAACTTTAATGAAATTTTAAGGCTGAttcttaaataatttacaaCGATTAAAATGCACACTTAAAAGTCTCCGGCTCCAGGCCGGTTTGTGGGGAAGAAGACCGCTGTTTTGGTTCTAGCCTCCGGTagatctgaaagagaaaaaaaatgaagtaaacatAAAACAGCGTATGCGTGATTTAAGCAGCATGAAATTCAAGATTAACAACATAAGATCCCGTTCTCTCCTCTGTATAAAAAACTCTTACCTATTTTAATAATTGCGCTGCAAAAATTATCATTAGGGAATAATTTTTCACAAACGTTCCTTTCGTACACCTCAAACACAGTTCTTTAAGACTGAAGTCAGAttcattttgtttgaatttaaatgcatgtaaaaatccaattataatttaaagcaacaacaataCTTTCAGTGTAAAAATACTAGTGAAACAATAAGAATAAATTATTTGCGgtcatttttacaaaacataaatatccaATAAGTATCAGTGAGCTCTTTACAAACTGTTTTCACTTCTTCTGGTTTCACTTTTAAAGGTTAAAGTTGACATATCTTAATCGTAAAAGTTCCTCTCTTTGGCTGGATTATGCTTCTCCATGTCACAAAAACTAGGGGTGAGGCGTCTACACCCTGAATGTATTGGGGCGTGATTTGTAAATTATGATGGATCTCAGCCGGCACATGTATCAAGGAACAACCATTTGTACGATGAGATTGGCGGCATATGAATGTTTGATTAATCACAAGCGAACCCTGTCGTAAGATGATTTCTGCGCATGTATCTGCACTCATTTCTACGTtagattgataaatgaggcccattttgtgtgtgtgtttgtacagatgtgttttacagtaacTAAAAGCCTAACCCCTTGAAAACAACGTGATTGTGCTCAGGTGTGTGTCACACTGAAAACTCTCCCCTGTGTAAGAGGTGACGGGCTGAGATCTCGTCCTCATTCAGTCTTTCAATGAAAAACAGACACAGGAGCGCCAGTCATTCACCTCTGATAGAGGAGGGAAAGTTCTGCTGTGACACACATCCTGTCAGAACGCCCTGACGCTCCGTCTGTCTCCCTCAGTCATGGCAGACTGTCCGCACACCATCGGCGTGGAGTTCGGCACCAGAATAATCGAGGTGAGCGGTCAGAAGATCAAACTGCAGATCTGGGACACGGCTGGACAGGAGCGATTCAGAGCCGTCACACGCAGCTACTACAGAGGAGCGGCGGGAGCGCTGATGGTTTATGACATCACCAGGTACACGTGCTGATACACACGTGAGCTCACAGGTGAAACTggactgatgtgtgtgtgttgacccgtgtgtttgtttcaggAGAAGCACGTACAATCATCTGAGCAGCTGGCTCACAGACGCCCGAAACCTCACCAACCCAAATACTGTGAGTACAAACCATCACACGCCATTTACTCACAATATTCTTCTCTCTACACATGTGTACAGCAGCTTTAAAGtccaagagaaaaaaaaccatcaggttcctcttcaattgtactgacaggtacaccaccttacttgcgtatacatttgtgcGGTCTTAATCAcgtcagaccaccaactgatgtagatttatgggggtgtggttacaccaggtgtttcagcaggtctgggtgagctttCGTCAGTTTTAGATAGAATACATCTTTTCTTCCCACACGGTCATTTCTGCAATATGACGAGTCtgatacatgcatgggcaacttataacacaccaaacacacagaacaacACGCGTtcacaccatatgacccctttaaatcaaAGCCCTACACACAAGCactatattcattgaaaatctcattggttctcatGATATTTTGTCACGTGTGAACTGATGAGTGACTGATGTGTTTCTATGTTTGAAGTTTTCCCACACGCTGCGCTTGAACTGTGTGAATCATTCACGATTTGTGGATTATCAGAGCAGATGTGTGATGGTCAGCTGTCTGCTGGAGGTCAGGGTGGGAGATGAGGGGTCAGGGGATTGAAAGGTTTAAAGTTGACACAAGAgtggacgtgtgtgtgtgcacctgcAGGTTATTATACTGATAGGAAATAAAGCAGATCTTGAAGCCCAGCGAGATGTGACGTATGAAGAAGccaaacagtttgctgaagagAACGGTGAGTTCACAACACAAACCGTCATCATGCGATGTTCATCACGAGCGCTTCTGAACACTGACGATCTGCTCATTCTTTCAGGTCTTCTGTTCCTGGAGGCCAGCGCTAAAACGTGAGTCAATCTTTCTGTGTGGATTTACATTCTGGTTCAAGGCAGAATGACTAAATATgttcattgtgtgttttgtggcaCATAACAGAGGTGAGAATGTAGAGGACGCTTTCCTGGAAGCAGCCAAGAAGGTCTACCAGAACATTCAGGACGGCAGTTTGGATCTGAACGCAGCCGAGTCGGGCGTCCAGCACAAACCGTCAGCGCCACAGGGTGGTCGTCTCACCAGTGAACCTCAGCCGCAGAGAGAAGGATGCAGCTGTTAATGCCACACACATTCCTCCTGTCtacatcatcatcaccacacgTGAACACACGGGCGGGGGGAGGAATGCCAGGCCGGGgcttcatttctttctgtcttcACTTTCTGCTCTCCCCATCAGTGTGACTGTTTTTTTCCCATCAAGCACTAACTGTTGCTCATGAGTCAGCTGATAACCTGTCAGGTTATTTAGAGTGATTTTATAACTCGATAACATTGTCACGTTCATTCCTCTAGAGTTACACTTTCATAGTTTTATCAAGATCGTGCGTCAGATGGCACTTCAGAACTGACTGACCCTCACGTGGGATCCTCTGTGACAAACGCAGAATAATCCATCATCAACGCTGAAGCGTGTCAGTTATGTTGCTTTTCTCATGTTTGTGAATGAAAGACACTTTATGGAAAGATGTGTTTTATAAgcgtctgtgtgtgaatctcaTGAAGAGCGTCTAAAGTCACTCTAAAGCCTAGAAAACAAGGAAAATAGAAATGATATTTTGCATTGTGACAATTTTCTTAATACATTCCCCTCTCCCATAATTCTCATAACTGTAAAATCACAGATTTATCCATAATTGTCATACCATGAATTTCTTTGAATTCACAACACTTCACAATTTTTCTGTACGCAAAGCCATTTCTTCCTTCGATTAGTGGGTGAAATACAGTATTATCTCGACTGGTTCACCCGTCaacatgtgtctgtctgtccttAACACtgattattatttgtattgccTTATGATTAATGTTATTATGATCACTGTTGTTCAGac of Triplophysa dalaica isolate WHDGS20190420 chromosome 4, ASM1584641v1, whole genome shotgun sequence contains these proteins:
- the rab14l gene encoding RAB14, member RAS oncogene family, like, translated to MATAPYNYSYIFKYIIIGDMGVGKSCLLHQFTEKKFMADCPHTIGVEFGTRIIEVSGQKIKLQIWDTAGQERFRAVTRSYYRGAAGALMVYDITRRSTYNHLSSWLTDARNLTNPNTVIILIGNKADLEAQRDVTYEEAKQFAEENGLLFLEASAKTGENVEDAFLEAAKKVYQNIQDGSLDLNAAESGVQHKPSAPQGGRLTSEPQPQREGCSC